One Oceanicoccus sagamiensis genomic region harbors:
- a CDS encoding methyl-accepting chemotaxis protein, whose protein sequence is MNSLSVGQRLAILIGIPLLIIVALVVSSLSSFSVINQGVGRIYDDRVVPLTQLKGMMDGYTTIINAINKADNGLVNPDEALLELEQGQKTIKDNWLQYTKGALNADENKAVKATEALFPDADNIIIEAAGILQDMGDTLQFDEDGDTLITDYNGDLFEYVDPIAEQISTLIELQLKIAKQERTAAQQVYDDSFSVSITVGLVAIIIMVASGVLVGRSISGPLNELRTLIEQVDRDQDLTVKVCIEQNDEIGQVASAFQRMMDKFHDIIEDVGTTSSQLQDFANTLSNTTELTREGVTVQTRETDQVATATTEMTNAIEEVNRNAQQAAEAATEANRETDEGTQILEQAIRSINSLSTRINNASDVINRVASDSSAIGSVLDVIRGIAEQTNLLALNAAIEAARAGEQGRGFAVVADEVRSLAQRTQESTQEIQEMIERLQGGTQDAVKNMADGTEVMDRTVSEAEKAGASLMAISGAVSMITEMNSQIATATDEQMSVSQEISRNVVNISDVAKSSEHQVEEVDRASTELKESASRLASMVGEFTT, encoded by the coding sequence ATGAACAGTCTTAGTGTCGGTCAACGATTAGCCATCCTGATAGGTATCCCCCTATTGATTATTGTTGCGCTGGTAGTTTCATCACTCTCTTCTTTTTCTGTTATAAATCAAGGCGTTGGCCGGATTTATGATGACCGGGTAGTACCACTTACCCAACTTAAGGGGATGATGGACGGCTATACCACCATCATTAACGCCATCAATAAGGCAGACAATGGCCTGGTTAACCCAGACGAGGCCCTGCTGGAATTAGAGCAGGGCCAGAAGACCATTAAAGACAATTGGCTGCAATACACCAAGGGCGCGCTAAATGCCGATGAAAACAAAGCGGTTAAAGCCACTGAGGCGCTATTCCCCGATGCCGATAATATTATTATTGAGGCCGCCGGTATCCTGCAAGATATGGGCGATACGCTGCAATTTGATGAAGACGGCGACACCCTGATTACCGATTACAACGGCGATTTGTTTGAGTATGTCGACCCCATTGCCGAGCAGATTTCCACCCTGATTGAATTACAGCTAAAAATAGCCAAGCAGGAACGAACTGCTGCCCAACAGGTTTACGATGACTCCTTTAGCGTGTCCATTACTGTCGGTCTGGTGGCCATTATTATTATGGTCGCCTCCGGCGTTTTGGTGGGTCGCAGTATCTCTGGCCCATTAAATGAATTGCGCACCTTGATCGAACAGGTAGACCGCGATCAGGATCTTACCGTTAAGGTCTGCATTGAGCAGAATGATGAGATTGGCCAGGTGGCCAGCGCCTTCCAGCGGATGATGGATAAATTCCACGATATTATTGAAGATGTCGGTACTACAAGTAGCCAGTTGCAGGATTTTGCCAATACGCTATCCAATACCACTGAGCTGACCCGTGAAGGTGTCACCGTGCAAACCCGCGAAACCGACCAGGTTGCCACCGCAACCACGGAAATGACCAACGCGATTGAAGAAGTAAACCGCAACGCCCAGCAAGCCGCTGAAGCTGCCACGGAAGCCAACCGTGAAACCGATGAAGGTACCCAAATTCTGGAGCAGGCGATCCGCTCTATTAACAGCCTGTCTACCCGGATTAATAATGCCAGCGATGTGATTAACCGCGTCGCCAGTGATAGCTCGGCGATTGGCTCGGTACTGGATGTTATTCGTGGCATTGCAGAGCAAACCAACCTGTTAGCACTAAACGCGGCTATCGAAGCAGCCCGCGCCGGTGAACAGGGCCGAGGCTTTGCGGTTGTGGCTGATGAAGTTCGCTCACTGGCACAGCGTACGCAGGAGTCAACTCAGGAAATTCAGGAAATGATTGAACGCCTGCAAGGCGGCACCCAGGACGCGGTTAAGAATATGGCCGACGGCACTGAAGTGATGGACCGTACTGTGAGTGAAGCAGAAAAAGCCGGTGCATCGTTAATGGCTATTTCCGGTGCAGTTTCTATGATTACTGAAATGAACAGTCAGATTGCTACAGCCACCGATGAGCAAATGTCGGTATCTCAGGAAATTTCCCGTAACGTGGTGAACATTTCTGATGTAGCGAAAAGTTCTGAACATCAGGTTGAAGAAGTGGATCGGGCCAGTACTGAACTTAAAGAATCTGCCAGTCGTTTAGCCAGTATGGTCGGTGAGTTTACAACCTAG
- a CDS encoding fumarylacetoacetate hydrolase family protein — protein sequence MATLYRHQLAAAVDCTDQLGKIICVGRNYADHAKELNNPIPDQPLLFIKPATAAVSMHRPVSIPDGLGACHHELEMAVLIGQPLTAATAQQVAHGIAGIGLGLDLTLRDIQDTLKQKSQPWERAKAFDGACPLSTFVAVDGVDLQALDIQLAINGELKQCGNTRDMLFSTRVLLQEISQSFTLLPGDVVLTGTPAGVGPLHHGDQLVASLGDLITVNTQVMLAD from the coding sequence GTGGCTACGTTGTATCGCCATCAACTGGCTGCAGCTGTAGATTGCACGGACCAGCTAGGTAAAATTATTTGTGTTGGTCGCAACTATGCAGACCATGCCAAAGAACTCAATAACCCTATCCCCGACCAGCCCCTATTATTTATTAAACCTGCAACCGCGGCCGTCTCTATGCACCGGCCGGTGTCTATACCAGATGGACTGGGTGCCTGTCACCACGAGTTGGAAATGGCGGTGCTTATTGGCCAGCCCTTAACAGCGGCAACAGCACAGCAAGTAGCGCATGGCATTGCCGGTATTGGCCTGGGTTTGGATTTAACCTTGCGGGATATTCAGGATACCTTAAAACAAAAAAGTCAGCCCTGGGAGCGAGCAAAAGCCTTTGATGGCGCCTGCCCTTTATCTACGTTTGTTGCCGTTGACGGTGTTGACCTTCAAGCTCTCGATATCCAGCTAGCGATTAATGGCGAATTAAAGCAATGTGGTAATACCCGCGATATGTTGTTTAGCACACGGGTATTACTTCAGGAGATTAGCCAAAGTTTTACCTTATTACCCGGGGATGTTGTATTAACCGGCACACCGGCAGGCGTAGGGCCTTTGCACCATGGCGATCAGTTGGTGGCAAGCCTGGGTGATTTAATCACGGTAAATACTCAGGTTATGCTGGCTGATTGA
- a CDS encoding EAL domain-containing protein, translated as MSSWYLEGYFTGDGLIHRQPVQETPFVMGREDGLGLSVFASAMSRRHAQITLNGDAALIEDLGSKNGTFVNHTLINTPTAINHGDIIHLGDVEMRFMQANKSRDEEQGESTVMFTADKLSSKFPYGAKELEEIIDSQHITTAFQSIVYHDNSGAYGYESLGRGTSDLLPQSPGALFQVAESVGLEVRLSELMRNKGVEQAAELGLKGPLFINTHPNELINPDELLASIRLMRQRFPKANVLLEIHEQAITDVEAIKAIKAELKSMNILIAYDDFGVGQSRLLELVEATPDVLKFDMMLTQNIHQAEPAKLELVKQLHDLARRLEIKTLAECVSQQEEYDVCKTIGFDYYQGYLFDVPRYAHEF; from the coding sequence ATGTCGTCTTGGTACCTGGAAGGTTATTTTACTGGGGATGGTCTTATCCATCGCCAGCCGGTGCAGGAAACTCCCTTTGTTATGGGCCGTGAAGACGGTCTGGGCCTCAGTGTCTTTGCCAGTGCCATGTCCCGCCGCCATGCCCAAATCACACTAAATGGCGACGCTGCTCTGATAGAAGATTTAGGCAGTAAAAACGGCACCTTCGTTAACCACACGCTGATCAATACCCCCACCGCAATCAACCATGGCGATATTATTCACCTGGGCGATGTTGAGATGCGCTTTATGCAGGCCAATAAATCCCGGGATGAAGAGCAGGGCGAAAGCACCGTAATGTTTACCGCCGATAAGCTCAGCAGCAAATTCCCCTATGGCGCCAAGGAGCTGGAAGAAATCATTGATAGCCAGCATATCACCACCGCGTTTCAATCGATTGTCTACCACGATAACAGTGGCGCCTATGGCTATGAATCTCTGGGCCGCGGAACCAGTGACCTGTTGCCGCAAAGCCCCGGTGCTTTATTTCAAGTAGCAGAAAGTGTTGGCCTTGAAGTGCGCTTGTCTGAGCTGATGCGTAATAAGGGGGTAGAGCAGGCCGCTGAGTTGGGTTTAAAAGGGCCTTTATTTATTAATACTCACCCCAATGAATTGATTAACCCGGATGAGTTATTGGCTTCTATTCGTTTAATGCGACAACGATTCCCCAAGGCCAATGTATTGCTGGAAATTCACGAGCAGGCGATTACCGACGTTGAGGCTATCAAAGCCATCAAGGCTGAGTTAAAAAGCATGAATATACTGATTGCCTACGACGATTTTGGTGTTGGCCAATCACGCTTGTTAGAGTTGGTTGAGGCCACCCCTGATGTCTTAAAATTCGATATGATGCTAACGCAGAATATTCACCAGGCAGAACCTGCCAAACTGGAACTGGTGAAACAGTTGCACGACTTAGCCCGGCGTTTAGAGATAAAAACCCTGGCGGAGTGTGTGAGCCAGCAGGAAGAATATGACGTGTGTAAAACCATTGGCTTTGATTACTATCAGGGCTATTTATTTGATGTGCCCCGCTATGCTCATGAGTTCTAA
- a CDS encoding FAD-binding oxidoreductase — protein MSEIPTLPAAVLNALQQIVGDDKVRLDDESRSTFGKDWTKVYAPSPSAIVFPKTIEQVQAIVRLANEHHIALVPSGGRTGLSAGAVAANGEVVVAFDYMSQISDFDPVDRTVVCQAGVITEQLQIYAEEQGLYYPVDFASSGSSQIGGNISTNAGGIKVIKYGMTRDWVAGLKVVTGNGDIVDLNRGLMKNNAGYDLRQLFIGAEGTLGFVVEATMRLSRQPGNLTALVLGVPEFSAIMEVLNTFQAEMDLTAFEFFSEKALQKVVAHQDLQRPFETEAEFYALLEFENNNEETEALAMTLFERCMEEGWVLDGTMSQSIEQLNNLWRLREDISETISQWTPYKNDISTVISKIPDFLTEVEAVVNKEYPDFEIIWFGHIGDGNVHLNILKPDHVAKDVFFEQCHVVSTWVFEIVEKYRGSVSAEHGVGMTKKAFLPYSRSETEIALMKQVKQVFDPNGVMNPGKIFD, from the coding sequence ATGAGCGAAATACCCACGCTGCCAGCGGCTGTACTGAATGCCCTGCAACAGATTGTCGGCGACGATAAGGTCCGTTTAGACGATGAATCACGGTCTACCTTCGGTAAAGACTGGACCAAGGTCTATGCGCCAAGCCCCAGCGCTATTGTATTCCCCAAGACCATAGAACAGGTGCAGGCGATTGTCAGGCTGGCCAATGAGCATCATATAGCCCTGGTGCCATCGGGGGGCCGTACCGGCTTATCAGCGGGTGCTGTGGCGGCTAACGGTGAAGTAGTGGTGGCCTTCGACTATATGAGCCAAATCTCCGACTTTGATCCGGTAGACCGCACTGTTGTGTGTCAGGCTGGGGTTATCACCGAACAGCTGCAAATTTACGCTGAAGAGCAGGGGCTTTACTACCCGGTGGATTTTGCCTCCAGTGGTTCCAGCCAGATTGGTGGCAATATCAGTACCAATGCCGGAGGTATTAAAGTGATCAAATACGGTATGACCCGGGATTGGGTCGCCGGTCTAAAAGTGGTGACAGGCAATGGCGATATCGTTGACCTGAACCGTGGCCTAATGAAAAACAACGCCGGTTATGATTTGCGCCAGCTTTTTATCGGGGCAGAGGGCACCCTGGGTTTTGTGGTTGAAGCCACCATGCGTTTATCTCGCCAACCTGGCAATCTCACAGCATTGGTTTTAGGTGTGCCAGAATTTTCTGCCATTATGGAGGTGTTAAATACTTTCCAGGCGGAAATGGATTTGACTGCCTTTGAATTTTTCTCAGAAAAAGCCCTGCAAAAAGTGGTGGCCCATCAGGACTTGCAGCGCCCCTTCGAAACAGAAGCCGAATTTTATGCCTTATTAGAATTTGAAAATAACAACGAAGAAACCGAAGCGCTGGCGATGACGTTATTTGAACGCTGTATGGAAGAGGGCTGGGTATTAGATGGCACGATGAGCCAAAGTATTGAGCAGCTGAATAATCTATGGCGCCTGCGGGAAGATATTTCCGAAACGATTTCCCAGTGGACTCCTTATAAGAATGATATCTCTACCGTGATCTCAAAAATCCCTGACTTTCTAACTGAAGTGGAGGCGGTGGTGAATAAAGAATATCCCGATTTTGAAATTATTTGGTTTGGCCATATCGGTGACGGCAATGTACATTTAAATATTCTTAAGCCTGACCATGTAGCCAAAGACGTCTTTTTTGAGCAGTGCCATGTTGTTAGCACATGGGTGTTTGAGATTGTCGAAAAATACCGCGGCAGTGTCTCGGCGGAACACGGGGTAGGCATGACCAAAAAAGCCTTTTTGCCCTATTCCCGCAGCGAGACTGAAATTGCCCTGATGAAACAGGTTAAACAGGTGTTTGACCCCAATGGTGTGATGAACCCCGGTAAGATTTTTGATTAA
- the serA gene encoding phosphoglycerate dehydrogenase: MGQTSLDKSKIKFLLLEGVHQSAVDTLTAAGYTNIVTHPKALPEEQLKAEIADAHFVGIRSRTQITEDVLESANKLIAIGCFCIGTNQIDLSAATEKGIVVFNAPFSNTRSVAELVIAEAILLLRGVAEKNALAHRGVWQKSASGSFEIRGKQLGVIGYGSIGMQLGVIAESLGMQVVFYDVTSKLPLGNAMQVASLSELLAKSDIVSLHVPETGSTKNMIGEQELAQIKKDAILINASRGTVIDIDALAAALESGHLAGAAIDVFPVEPKSNDDEFISPLRKFDNVFLTPHIGGSTMEAQENIGLEVAEKMARYSDNGTSTSSVNFPEVALPAHTDMHRLLHTHRNVPGVMSAINQVFAENEINIRAQYLQTTKDIGYVVIDIDAEYSELALKKLNAIDGTIRCRVLF, from the coding sequence ATGGGCCAGACATCCCTCGATAAAAGTAAGATCAAGTTCCTATTATTGGAAGGCGTACACCAATCCGCGGTAGATACCCTGACAGCGGCAGGCTATACCAATATTGTCACCCACCCCAAGGCGCTGCCTGAAGAGCAGCTAAAAGCCGAGATTGCCGATGCGCATTTTGTCGGTATTCGCTCCCGTACCCAGATAACTGAAGACGTGCTTGAAAGTGCCAATAAGCTTATCGCTATTGGCTGCTTCTGTATTGGTACCAACCAGATTGACCTGAGCGCTGCTACCGAGAAAGGTATAGTTGTCTTTAATGCGCCCTTCTCTAACACTCGTAGTGTGGCGGAGCTGGTGATTGCCGAAGCGATATTGCTACTGCGCGGTGTCGCTGAAAAGAATGCCCTCGCCCATCGCGGTGTTTGGCAAAAATCTGCCAGCGGATCTTTTGAAATTCGCGGCAAACAGTTAGGCGTTATTGGTTACGGCAGTATTGGTATGCAGTTGGGCGTTATCGCCGAGTCTCTGGGTATGCAGGTAGTATTTTACGATGTCACTAGCAAGCTACCTCTCGGGAATGCCATGCAAGTCGCCAGCTTAAGCGAACTGTTAGCCAAATCCGATATCGTCAGCTTACATGTTCCAGAAACCGGCTCCACCAAAAATATGATTGGTGAGCAGGAATTGGCGCAAATTAAAAAAGATGCGATTTTAATTAACGCATCACGCGGCACTGTGATTGATATTGACGCACTGGCCGCTGCTTTAGAGTCCGGCCATCTTGCCGGTGCAGCGATTGACGTATTCCCCGTTGAACCAAAATCTAATGATGATGAATTTATTTCGCCATTAAGAAAATTCGATAATGTTTTCCTAACCCCACATATTGGCGGCAGCACCATGGAAGCTCAGGAAAATATTGGTTTGGAAGTCGCGGAAAAAATGGCCCGCTATAGTGATAACGGAACATCCACCTCTTCTGTTAACTTCCCTGAAGTTGCCCTACCCGCGCATACCGATATGCATCGACTGTTGCACACTCACCGCAATGTACCCGGCGTCATGTCCGCCATTAACCAGGTGTTTGCTGAAAATGAAATTAATATTCGTGCACAGTATCTGCAAACCACTAAAGATATTGGCTATGTGGTGATTGACATTGATGCTGAGTATAGTGAATTGGCGTTGAAGAAGCTGAATGCGATTGATGGCACTATACGGTGCCGGGTCTTGTTCTAA
- a CDS encoding AI-2E family transporter: MSKTLLAVAASTGKSVVMFVVATIISGVLLYKAEGTRDSLYRLAHRLFPFKGAAIVDSLGATIQSVAKGVLGTALIQTLLSTIGMMAVGVPGVGLWAVLVLLVATVQLPPIIILGPVAAYVYSVEPSWVATLFLVYSIVVSSSDALLKPLLLGRGVELPMLVILIGAIGGMIFAGIIGLFVGAVFLALTYQLYNEWLDDDASAPNYKP, translated from the coding sequence GTGAGTAAAACCTTGCTGGCTGTTGCTGCCTCGACGGGTAAGTCGGTGGTCATGTTTGTTGTGGCTACCATTATTTCCGGTGTTCTCTTGTATAAGGCAGAGGGCACCAGAGATAGCCTCTATCGTTTAGCGCATCGTTTGTTTCCCTTTAAGGGGGCGGCTATTGTTGATTCTTTAGGGGCTACTATCCAAAGCGTTGCCAAAGGCGTACTGGGTACGGCACTTATTCAAACCCTGTTATCCACCATCGGTATGATGGCTGTCGGTGTACCGGGTGTGGGCCTCTGGGCAGTACTGGTATTACTGGTGGCCACGGTTCAGCTGCCCCCGATTATTATTCTTGGCCCGGTAGCGGCCTATGTTTATTCTGTAGAGCCTTCGTGGGTAGCAACCTTGTTTCTGGTTTACAGTATTGTGGTGAGTTCAAGTGATGCGTTGTTAAAACCATTGTTACTTGGCCGTGGCGTTGAGTTACCGATGTTGGTGATATTGATTGGTGCAATTGGTGGAATGATTTTCGCGGGTATTATTGGTTTGTTCGTGGGGGCTGTCTTCTTGGCACTGACGTATCAGCTTTACAATGAGTGGCTGGATGATGATGCCAGTGCACCCAATTATAAACCTTGA
- a CDS encoding AI-2E family transporter, giving the protein MEQNNFQKEVIQAAISVGLLIFILYVSLQIVKPFIVLVLWAGIIATALYPLHKSLTARLGDNKKRSSVLITLVGLAILIIPVSLLTDSLIDTTQTISDKLAEGDLKIPRLPTVSHSGRLSVRRSMQAGVLFLQILRVFCRKINYS; this is encoded by the coding sequence ATGGAGCAAAATAATTTCCAAAAAGAGGTGATTCAGGCAGCCATCAGTGTAGGGCTTCTTATCTTTATACTGTATGTCAGCCTACAAATTGTTAAGCCCTTTATCGTATTGGTGTTATGGGCAGGGATTATCGCTACAGCACTATACCCATTACACAAGTCACTCACGGCCAGACTGGGTGACAATAAAAAGCGATCGTCGGTACTGATTACCTTGGTGGGCTTGGCTATTTTGATTATCCCCGTTTCTTTGCTAACGGATTCACTAATTGATACCACCCAAACAATTAGCGATAAATTGGCCGAGGGTGATTTAAAAATCCCCCGCCTTCCGACAGTGTCGCACAGTGGCCGATTGTCGGTGAGAAGGTCTATGCAAGCTGGAGTTCTATTTCTTCAAATCTTGAGGGTTTTCTGTCGAAAAATAAACTACAGCTAA